The following coding sequences are from one Arachis hypogaea cultivar Tifrunner chromosome 7, arahy.Tifrunner.gnm2.J5K5, whole genome shotgun sequence window:
- the LOC112701726 gene encoding pentatricopeptide repeat-containing protein At2g01390, with protein sequence MLRTWKLRGFLIRKFAPSANYIYMHSLHQLQQNKKEKEKNKNKNTNKKEEDSHCDPKEYMRSVIGNIYKTLKYSTWDSAQKELENLPLRWDSYTVNQVLKSHPPMEKAWLFFNWASKLTGFKHDQYTYTTMIDIFGEAGRISSMKQVFKQMQDNDVNIDSITYTCMMHWLSNSGDVDAAVELWKEMKSKDCCYPTVVSYTAYIKILFDHGRVKEATCVYKEMIESGCAPNCYTYTILMEYLVGSGKCKDALEIFEKMQEAGVQPDKAACNILIDKCAKIGGIMFMTHILRYMKENRLVLRYPVFVEASKALKVAGESDALIRQVNPQFYIDSSTIRKDNDCFTVDVDKELLFVLLRKRNLVAIDHLLAGMMNKKIPLDHKGISSIIEVNCSHCRPEGALLAFKYSVKMGIYMERQGYLSLIGLLIRSNMFSQLVEAVEEMSRAGHSLGIYLASILIYRLGCAKKPAYAVTIFNLLPDNHKCTATYTALISAYFASRRVNKALDIHKRMCAKGFLTAVGTYNVLVAGLERNGRNSEAEFYRKAKKKCLHTNAGSEERVCIEEKICNLLFAVDLVH encoded by the exons ATGCTCAGAACATGGAAGCTCCGTGGATTTCTCATCAGAAAGTTCGCTCCTTCCGCCAATTATATTTACATGCACTCTCTTCACCAGCTTCAACAAaacaagaaggagaaggagaagaacaagaacaagaacacgAACAAGAAGGAAGAAGATTCTCACTGTGATCCGAAAGAGTACATGAGAAGCGTCATTGGAAACATATACAAGACCCTAAAGTATTCAACTTGGGATTCAGCTCAGAAAGAGCTCGAGAACCTTCCATTGCGATGGGACTCTTACACTGTAAACCAAGTCCTCAAATCCCACCCTCCAATGGAGAAAGCATGGTTGTTCTTCAACTGGGCTTCCAAACTCACAGGCTTCAAGCATGATCAGTACACTTACACCACCATGATTGATATCTTCGGAGAAGCTGGTAGAATCTCTTCCATGAAGCAGGTTTTCAAGCAAATGCAAGACAATGATGTTAACATTGATTCTATTACCTACACTTGCATGATGCATTGGCTTTCGAATTCTGGGGATGTTGATGCAGCCGTGGAGTTGTGGAAGGAGATGAAGTCCAAGGATTGTTGTTACCCTACTGTTGTTTCTTACACTGCTTATATCAAGATTCTATTCGATCATGGTAGGGTTAAGGAGGCTACTTGTGTTTACAAGGAGATGATTGAATCTGGTTGTGCTCCTAATTGCTACACTTATACCATTCTAATGGAGTACCTTGTTGGCTCTG GAAAATGCAAAGATGCCCttgaaatatttgaaaagatgCAGGAGGCTGGGGTGCAACCTGACAAAGCTGCATGCAATATTTTGATTGATAAGTGTGCTAAAATTGGAGGGATTATGTTCATGACCCATATCCTGCGGTATATGAAAGAAAACCGCCTTGTTCTTCGTTACCCAGTTTTTGTCGAAGCATCGAAAGCTTTGAAAGTTGCCGGGGAAAGTGATGCGCTCATAAGGCAAGTCAATCCTCAATTTTATATTGATTCTAGCACCATTAGGAAGGATAATGACTGTTTCACAGTTGATGTAGATAAAGAGCTTCTATTTGTTCTCTTGAGAAAGAGAAATCTGGTTGCTATTGATCATTTACTTGCTGGAATGATGAATAAGAAAATACCTTTAGATCATAAGGGTATCTCATCCATTATAGAGGTAAATTGTTCCCATTGCAGACCTGAAGGTGCTTTGTTAGCATTCAAGTATAGCGTAAAAATGGGCATATACATGGAGAGACAAGGATATCTTTCCTTGATAGGCTTGTTGATCAGATCAAATATGTTTTCGCAGCTAGTCGAAGCCGTTGAGGAAATGTCTAGAGCTGGTCATTCTCTTGGAATCTACCTGGCTTCAATTTTGATCTATAGGCTTGGTTGCGCTAAGAAGCCTGCTTATGCTGTGACGATTTTCAACTTGTTACCTGATAACCATAAGTGCACTGCTACCTATACTGCTTTAATTAGCGCTTATTTTGCCTCTAGAAGAGTTAACAAGGCACTTGATATACACAAACGTATGTGCGCAAAAGGGTTTCTGACTGCGGTAGGAACTTACAATGTACTGGTTGCTGGTTTGGAAAGAAACGGTAGAAATTCTGAAGCAGAATTTTATAGAAAAGCTAAGAAGAAGTGCCTTCATACTAATGCTGGTTCTGAGGAAAGGGTTTGCATAGAGGAAAAGATATGCAACCTTCTGTTTGCTGTGGATCTAGTTCATTAG
- the LOC112701728 gene encoding glucan endo-1,3-beta-glucosidase 4-like, giving the protein MFIFFFYLNCIVLWSHDAVFAEYEQWCIADPQGSDDELQAALNWACGSGGADCSKIQVNQPCYYPNTLKDHASYVFNSYFQKFKHRGGSCFFRGAAITTEADPSHGSCHFDFIP; this is encoded by the exons atgtttattttttttttttacctaaatTGCATTGTATTATGGTCACATGATGCAGTGTTTGCTGAATATGAGCAATGGTGCATAGCTGATCCGCAAGGCAGCGACGATGAGTTGCAGGCGGCGCTGAATTGGGCTTGTGGAAGTGGAGGTGCAGATTGTAGCAAAATCCAGGTGAACCAACCATGCTATTATCCAAACACTTTGAAAGACCATGCTTCCTATGTCTTCAACAGCTACTTTCAGAAGTTCAAGCACAGAGGTGGTTCTTGTTTCTTCCGAGGTGCTGCCATTACAACAGAAGCAGATCCTA GTCATGGTTCTTGCCACTTTGACTTCATTCCCTAA
- the LOC112701727 gene encoding uncharacterized protein, with protein sequence MLYATRFRVSVRQIPNFVPLSTLPPSWTSLHFHSEPPSLAEVDDAVDSFTRMLSMRRTPPISQFNKILGSLAKTKHFHAAVSLFQQLQAKGIAPDLFTLNILINCCCGMGRMKLAFSVLAKIFRMGFQSDTITLTTILKGLCLCGNVEKALHFHDRVRAHGFQLNQVTYGTLVNGLCKAGHTAAAIQVLRKIPQYGIVPNVVIYSAIIDSLCKDTLVSEAFHLYSEMLAMGISPDVITYTTLIYGLCLEGQFKEAIHILNHMMLKNITPDVQTYNTLIHGLCKEGKIKDANNVLAVMTKHGVKPDVVTYNSLMDGHCLVNQVNKAKYVFNTMTHSSVSPNVCSYNIMINGLCKSKMVNDALNLLEEMRCKNLVPDIFTYTTLIDGLGKSRRILCAVELLEKMHDRGQHADIVTYNSLLDALFSMKQHDNALMLFNQMKESGIDPDICTYNILIDGLCKSGRLKNAKEIFQDLSIKGYRPDVKTYNIMINGLCKEGLLHEALALLSKMEDNGCLPDAVTYEIIIRALFEKGENDNAEKLLREMISRGLLQG encoded by the coding sequence ATGTTGTATGCAACAAGGTTTAGGGTTTCTGTTCGTCAAATCCCTAATTTTGTTCCACTCTCCACTCTCCCTCCTTCCTGGACAAGCCTTCACTTTCATTCTGAGCCTCCATCCCTTGCTGAAGTTGACGATGCTGTTGATTCCTTTACTCGCATGCTCTCTATGCGTCGTACTCCTCCCATCTCCCAGTTTAACAAGATTTTGGGATCCCTTGCCAAGACGAAGCATTTCCACGCCGCCGTTTCCCTTTTTCAGCAATTGCAAGCCAAGGGAATCGCTCCCGACTTATTTACTTTGAACATCTTAATCAATTGTTGTTGCGGCATGGGTCGTATGAAGCTTGCTTTCTCTGTATTGGCCAAGATTTTCAGGATGGGTTTTCAGTCTGATACCATAACGTTGACAACAATCCTGAAAGGTCTCTGTCTCTGTGGTAATGTTGAAAAAGCACTGCACTTCCATGACAGAGTGCGGGCTCATGGATTTCAGCTTAATCAAGTCACCTATGGGACCTTGGTTAATGGACTCTGTAAGGCCGGACACACAGCAGCTGCgattcaagtgttgagaaagATCCCACAGTATGGGATTGTTCCTAATGTTGTCATCTACAGCGCAATTATTGATAGCCTCTGCAAGGATACACTtgtaagtgaggcttttcatttaTACTCTGAAATGCTTGCTATGGGAATTTCTCCCGATGTTATTACTTACACGACTCTGATTTATGGATTGTGCCTTGAGGGTCAATTTAAGGAAGCCATTCATATACTAAATCATATGATGCTCAAAAACATTACTCCAGATGTTCAAACCTATAATACTTTGATCCATGGGTTATGCAAGGAAGGAAAGATCAAAGATGCTAATAACGTGTTGGCTGTGATGACAAAACATGGTGTGAAACCAGATGTGGTTACTTATAACAGCTTAATGGATGGGCATTGTTTGGTTAATCAGGTAAATAAGGCAAAATATGTATTCAACACAATGACCCATAGTAGTGTGTCTCCTAATGTTTGTAGTTACAATATCATGATTAATGGCTTGTGCAAAAGTAAAATGGTCAATGATGCCTTGAATCTCCTTGAAGAGATGCGTTGCAAGAACTTGGTTCCCGACATATTTACTTACACTACTTTAATTGATGGCTTGGGAAAATCAAGGAGAATCCTTTGTGCTGTGGAGCTTCTTGAAAAGATGCATGATAGAGGTCAACATGCTGATATAGTCACTTACAATTCCTTGCTGGATGCTTTGTTCAGTATGAAACAACATGACAACGCACTTATGTTATTCAATCAAATGAAAGAGAGTGGCATTGATCCAGATATATGTACATACAACATACTTATAGATGGCCTGTGCAAAAGTGGAAGACTTAAAAATgcaaaagagatatttcaagatcTTTCCATTAAAGGCTATCGTCCAGATGTGAAGACATACAACATTATGATCAATGGGCTTTGCAAAGAGGGCCTGCTTCATGAAGCATTGGCTTTATTGTCGAAAATGGAAGACAATGGTTGCTTACCGGATGCTGTGACTTATGAAATAATCATTCGTGCTCTGTTTGAAAAAGGTGAAAATGATAACGCGGAGAAACTTCTTCGTGAAATGATATCTAGAGGCCTATTGCAAGGATAA